CAAAGCAGAGTGAATGCTGACACGCTTTTGTCTGCGCTTGGTATCGAGAACCCTGACAGCCTCGACGTCGAGGCGCTGTGGGAGCCACGCCGTCGACCGGCTGGCGCGACCCGGCAGATGCTGCTGGGTACCCCTCTTGGCCTGACGCCCGAGGGAAACCCGGTCTGGCTGGATCTTAAAGACGCGCCGCTCGGCGGCGACGGGCCACACGGAGTGATGATCGGAATGACCGGAAGTGGCAAATCCACAGCCCTGCAGTCGATGGTATTAGGGCTATGCGCACTGCATTCGCCCGAAATTCTTCAAGTAATCCCGGTGAGTGGGTACAAAGAATCGGCGCTTGACGCGTTCGCTAACTACCCCCACGTCACCATCCAGCCCGCGGGCGAGGCTGGCAGCGAACCTGAGGCGGGCGACATCGCGCAGACACTGGACCGCCTGATCGAGCAGCGCAGCCAGGCGCTGACCGACGCCGGCATGGAACTCACCGGCCGAAGGTTCCGCGACGCCCACGCCTACCACAAGGCACGAGACGCCGGCGCCAAGCTGCCGCCGATGCCCTATACGGTGATCATGGTCGACGAGCTACCCCAGGACGAGCCAACGGCCGCGGCCGTGTTCCACGTGCTACGCCACGGACGAGAGCTGGGCGTGCGCGTCTTGGTCTCCGCGCAGGATCTCCAGCGGGGCTACATGTGGCGAATTCTCGAAAACTCCACCTACAGAATCGTCTTCAAAACGATCACAGGCCAGGTTTCGCGGTACCTGCTCGGTGCCGACGCAGCATACTTCCTGACCGGTCCGGGCCATGGGTTCCTCGCTACGTCTTCCAGCAATGACCCGGTGGCATTCCGTATGTTTCCGCCGCTCTCCGACTC
This Mycobacterium sp. HUMS_12744610 DNA region includes the following protein-coding sequences:
- a CDS encoding FtsK/SpoIIIE domain-containing protein; this translates as MTNNSWKKKARRQQIANGVSYTRARREVDREYDAQSRVNADTLLSALGIENPDSLDVEALWEPRRRPAGATRQMLLGTPLGLTPEGNPVWLDLKDAPLGGDGPHGVMIGMTGSGKSTALQSMVLGLCALHSPEILQVIPVSGYKESALDAFANYPHVTIQPAGEAGSEPEAGDIAQTLDRLIEQRSQALTDAGMELTGRRFRDAHAYHKARDAGAKLPPMPYTVIMVDELPQDEPTAAAVFHVLRHGRELGVRVLVSAQDLQRGYMWRILENSTYRIVFKTITGQVSRYLLGADAAYFLTGPGHGFLATSSSNDPVAFRMFPPLSDSVIESVGRQLTVAATTAD